From one Chanodichthys erythropterus isolate Z2021 chromosome 3, ASM2448905v1, whole genome shotgun sequence genomic stretch:
- the LOC137017023 gene encoding oocyte zinc finger protein XlCOF6-like, with protein sequence MEFIKEETDDMKIIIKDETEDMKTEDIEEQTDLTALREASHELNEREEEKEHYDKHDFMTGERSTLAKKTSSLKRVQKTGTKRYFTCQQCGKSFDRHKNLQVHLRIHTGEKPFSCRQCGKSFSQKGSLKVHMRTHTGEKPYTCQLCGKGYIQKGNLEVHMKIHNVESPFACVQCGQSFSEKGKLEIHLRIHKGEKPYTCQECGKSFKQKGSLKYHMQIHTGEKPYICQQCGKSFSEKGNLTAHMRIHTGEKRHTCQECGKSFSHKGHLVVHMRIHTGESPFACQQCGKSFNVKGSLERHMRIHTGEKPYTCQECGKSFSHKGHLVVHMRIHTGESPFACQQCGKSFNVKGSLERHMRIHTGEKPYTCQQCGQSFSQKGGLKDHMRTHTGEKPYTCTLCGNGFTREQILREHMNIHTGEKPFTCDQCGKSFAYKLSLYFHMRIHTGEKPYTCDQCGKSFAHKSSLYCHMKIHTGEKPFMCDQCGKSFRLMGNLKEHMRIHSKESCFRHCHSGKSRGVKST encoded by the exons atggagtttattaaagaggagactgaCGATATGAAGATAATTATTAAAGATgagactgaagacatgaagacTGAAGATattgaggaacaaacag ACCTAACAGCACTGAGAGAGGCTAGCCATGAACTTAATGAAAGGGAAGAAGAGAAAGAACATTATGATAAACATGATTTTATGACTGGGGAAAGGTCAACGCTGGCTAAAAAGACTTCCTCACTAAAAAGAGTTCAAAAGACAGGAACTAAAAGAtatttcacctgccaacagtgtggaaagagttttgatCGACATAAAAACCTTCAAGTCCActtgagaattcacactggagagaaacccttTTCTTGCCGGcaatgtggaaagagcttcAGTCAAAAGGGaagccttaaagtccacatgagaactcacactggagaaaaaccttacacctgccaactgTGTGGAAAGGGTTACATTCAAAAAGGAAACCTTGAAGTTcacatgaaaattcacaatGTAGAGAGTCCGTTCGCCTGCGTAcagtgtggacagagtttcagtgaAAAAGGAAAACTTGAAATCCACTTGAGAATTCACAaaggagaaaagccttacacctgtcaagagtgtggaaagagtttcaaacaAAAAGGAAGCCTTAAATACCACATgcaaattcacactggagaaaagccttacatctgccaacaatgtggaaagagtttcagtgagAAAGGTAACCTTACAgcacacatgagaattcacactggagaaaagcgtcatacctgtcaagagtgtggaaagagtttcagtcataaAGGACACCTtgtagtccacatgagaattcacactggagaaagcCCATTcgcctgccaacagtgtggaaagagtttcaatgtAAAAGGAAGCCTTGAAagacacatgagaattcacactggagaaaagccttacacctgtcaagagtgtggaaagagtttcagtcataaAGGACACCTtgtagtccacatgagaattcacactggagaaagcCCATTcgcctgccaacagtgtggaaagagtttcaatgtAAAAGGAAGCCTTGAAagacacatgagaattcacactggagaaaagccttacacctgccagcaatgtggacagagtttcagtcaaaaaggaggccttaaagaccacatgagaactcacactggagaaaagccttacacctgcactCTGTGCGGGAATGGCTTTACACGGGAACAGATCCTTAGGGAACACATGaatattcacactggagagaagccttttacatgtgatcagtgtggaaagagttttgcaTATAAATTGTCACTTTAttttcacatgagaattcacactggagagaagccatacacatgtgatcagtgtggaaagagtttcgcACATAAATCGTCACTTTATTGtcacatgaaaattcacactggagagaagccattcatgtgtgatcagtgtggtaaGAGTTTCAGATTAATGGGTAACCTGAAGGAGCACATGAGGATTCACTCAAAAGAGAGCTGTTTTAGACATTGTCACTCTGGAAagagcagaggtgtaaagagtacctga